A single region of the Oenococcus kitaharae DSM 17330 genome encodes:
- a CDS encoding glucose 1-dehydrogenase: MEQANHFDTQYFRLDGKNAIVTGGASGLGQYYTRALMQSGANVLVVSRSETGWQETAESVKGSGQKIKFLKQDITDADAPATIVNYAEKIFGKIDILVNNAGMQRRNKWQDFNDQDWRAVIDLNLNAVYFLSHAVAKVMAEQHAGKIINIASMQSYRAGKFIFPYTASKHGIIGLTKAYADALAASNIQVNALAPGYINTPMTQALRDDKGRNEEILSHIPAAHWADPSELMGAIVFLASTASNYITGVTLPVDGGYLLR; the protein is encoded by the coding sequence ATGGAACAAGCTAATCATTTTGACACACAATACTTTCGCTTAGATGGTAAAAATGCCATTGTCACAGGCGGGGCATCCGGGCTGGGACAATACTATACACGGGCCCTGATGCAATCGGGTGCTAATGTACTGGTTGTCAGCCGTAGCGAAACTGGTTGGCAGGAAACGGCCGAATCAGTCAAAGGCAGTGGACAAAAAATAAAATTTTTAAAACAAGATATCACCGATGCCGATGCACCAGCCACCATTGTTAACTACGCCGAAAAGATATTCGGCAAGATCGATATTCTTGTTAACAACGCCGGTATGCAACGGCGCAATAAATGGCAGGATTTTAATGATCAAGACTGGCGGGCTGTGATTGATTTAAATCTCAATGCTGTGTATTTTTTGTCCCACGCCGTTGCTAAAGTCATGGCTGAACAGCATGCTGGCAAAATTATCAATATTGCTTCGATGCAATCATACCGAGCGGGCAAATTTATTTTCCCTTATACAGCTAGTAAACATGGCATCATCGGTCTAACCAAGGCCTACGCAGATGCCTTGGCAGCCAGTAATATCCAAGTCAATGCTTTGGCACCAGGATATATTAACACGCCCATGACACAGGCCTTACGTGACGATAAAGGGAGAAATGAAGAAATTTTGTCCCACATTCCAGCGGCACATTGGGCCGATCCATCAGAATTGATGGGCGCAATTGTTTTTCTCGCCAGCACAGCTTCGAATTATATTACCGGTGTCACGCTGCCAGTAGATGGCGGATATCTACTGAGATAA
- a CDS encoding phosphoglycerate dehydrogenase has translation MKVVVPKNLSQAGKDYLLTHHFDLITVPDDRQETILKYGQDANGIILMTDPFDNETLKQFPNLKIIARHGVGFDNVDPTFAAKQGVVVTITPTANAATVAETTLAEIFDLSKNLTRVSHEMRLGNFAYKTTHMGFDLNGKTLGVMGYGRIGRIVAQKAEALGMKVLIFDPFIKDSQVGKLVDRDSLISQADIITLHLVVNEQTTHSFGKREFSLMKKTASLVNLGRGALIDETALIKALAEHQIRAAALDVFDAEPLPLSSAFYQLDNVLLTPHIASNTKECMERMAVDSASEVVRVLSGKKAKWAVNQVE, from the coding sequence ATGAAAGTAGTTGTACCTAAAAATTTATCACAAGCAGGGAAAGATTATTTGTTAACACATCATTTCGATCTGATTACAGTACCAGACGATCGACAGGAAACCATTTTAAAATACGGTCAAGACGCAAATGGCATTATTCTAATGACCGACCCTTTTGATAATGAGACGTTAAAACAATTTCCTAATTTGAAAATTATTGCTCGCCATGGTGTGGGATTCGATAATGTTGATCCAACATTTGCAGCCAAACAAGGTGTTGTTGTCACAATCACACCGACAGCAAATGCAGCAACCGTGGCCGAAACGACTTTAGCTGAAATTTTTGATCTATCGAAAAACTTAACACGCGTTTCACATGAAATGCGCCTGGGAAACTTCGCCTACAAGACCACTCATATGGGTTTTGATTTAAATGGTAAGACACTTGGCGTCATGGGGTATGGCCGAATCGGCCGAATCGTTGCCCAAAAAGCTGAAGCCCTAGGGATGAAGGTCTTAATTTTTGATCCGTTTATTAAGGACAGCCAAGTCGGAAAGCTAGTTGACCGAGACAGCTTAATCAGTCAAGCTGATATTATTACACTTCATTTGGTTGTCAATGAACAAACTACGCATTCGTTTGGAAAGCGCGAATTCAGTCTCATGAAAAAGACGGCTTCCTTGGTTAATTTGGGTCGCGGGGCTCTAATTGATGAAACAGCGCTTATAAAGGCCTTAGCCGAGCATCAAATCCGTGCCGCAGCCTTAGATGTGTTTGATGCAGAACCGTTGCCGTTAAGCAGTGCGTTTTATCAACTCGATAACGTACTGTTAACACCGCATATTGCTTCTAATACGAAAGAATGCATGGAAAGAATGGCTGTTGATTCAGCAAGTGAAGTTGTACGTGTTCTGTCTGGTAAAAAAGCCAAATGGGCCGTGAATCAAGTGGAATGA
- a CDS encoding nucleoside hydrolase — MKKNVYFSHDGGVDDLVSLLLLMQMEDINLTGVGVMGADSYLEPALSATRKLIDRFGHGLQIQPAASDSRAVHPFPKEWRMDAFSFDAFPLLNESGHIQTAVADKAAHLDLIDKLQAQTGKTTLVMTGPLSDLARALKIDPTITDKIDELYWMGGTLDNKGNVAEPEQDGTIEWNAYWDPQAVKDVWDSSIKIHMVGLESTRQVPLTRDIRRHWASQRKYPILDLIGQGYALVPPLDHFETNSTYFMWDVLTTLYSGYHDVAETKEVLSDVSVSSPSDGRTFETADGRPITLVTKVDHDRFFQLIDELGKKIY, encoded by the coding sequence ATGAAGAAAAATGTGTACTTTAGTCATGATGGTGGTGTCGATGATTTAGTTTCGCTGCTTTTGCTGATGCAAATGGAGGATATTAACCTGACCGGCGTGGGCGTCATGGGTGCTGATTCTTATTTGGAACCGGCCTTGTCGGCAACGAGAAAGCTGATTGACCGTTTTGGCCATGGTCTGCAAATTCAGCCGGCAGCATCTGACTCGCGTGCTGTTCATCCTTTTCCTAAAGAATGGCGCATGGATGCATTTTCTTTTGATGCCTTTCCACTGTTAAACGAAAGCGGCCATATTCAGACAGCTGTCGCTGATAAAGCGGCGCATCTGGATTTAATTGACAAACTGCAGGCTCAGACAGGCAAAACCACTTTGGTCATGACTGGGCCTTTGAGTGATCTGGCTCGTGCTTTAAAAATTGATCCGACGATTACGGATAAAATTGACGAGCTTTATTGGATGGGCGGTACTTTAGACAACAAGGGCAACGTAGCCGAACCTGAGCAAGATGGCACAATCGAATGGAACGCTTACTGGGATCCGCAGGCCGTTAAAGATGTCTGGGATTCGTCCATCAAGATTCATATGGTTGGGCTGGAAAGTACGCGCCAGGTCCCATTGACGCGTGATATTCGTCGTCACTGGGCATCACAGCGCAAGTATCCGATTTTGGATTTGATCGGTCAGGGTTATGCGTTAGTACCACCCCTAGACCACTTTGAGACAAATTCGACTTATTTCATGTGGGATGTGCTGACGACCCTATACAGCGGTTATCATGACGTGGCCGAAACTAAAGAAGTTTTGAGTGATGTTTCAGTCAGCAGCCCGTCAGACGGCCGGACTTTTGAAACAGCCGATGGTCGGCCGATCACCCTTGTTACCAAGGTAGATCACGACCGTTTCTTCCAATTAATTGATGAATTAGGTAAAAAAATCTATTAG
- a CDS encoding aspartate/glutamate racemase family protein, producing the protein MKNFFGILGGMGTRATEAFIDSINQLARAQKDQDYLNYIVFNHAAIPDRTAYILGRSKKNPLPFLIEDVQQMNQLSPDFILITCNTAHYFLPQLQKAAHMPILDMPSLAAAACKQFSSKNLRVGLLATSGTIDAAIYQPHIAALGYQTILPDPVWQQKVMDVIYKDVKEADQVNRVRFHALIEHMLIDEKCDCVILACTELSVAQQREAYESDRVIDAQQLLARRAVQLARSLQFS; encoded by the coding sequence ATGAAAAATTTTTTCGGTATTTTAGGCGGCATGGGTACGCGTGCGACTGAGGCATTTATTGACAGCATTAATCAATTGGCTAGGGCACAAAAAGACCAAGATTATTTGAATTACATTGTTTTTAATCACGCAGCCATACCAGACCGCACAGCCTATATTTTGGGTCGTTCTAAAAAAAATCCACTGCCTTTTTTAATCGAAGATGTCCAGCAAATGAACCAGCTTTCTCCCGATTTTATTTTGATTACCTGCAATACGGCACATTATTTTCTGCCCCAGTTGCAAAAAGCCGCACACATGCCGATTTTAGATATGCCCAGTTTAGCTGCGGCCGCTTGTAAACAATTTTCTTCTAAGAATTTGCGTGTTGGCTTATTAGCGACTTCCGGTACGATTGATGCAGCTATTTACCAACCGCATATTGCTGCATTGGGCTATCAGACAATCTTGCCCGACCCTGTTTGGCAGCAGAAAGTCATGGATGTCATTTACAAGGATGTTAAAGAAGCCGACCAAGTGAACCGGGTACGTTTCCACGCCTTGATTGAGCACATGCTCATCGATGAAAAGTGTGATTGTGTGATTTTAGCCTGTACAGAGTTATCGGTGGCTCAGCAGCGCGAAGCCTATGAATCGGACCGCGTGATCGATGCTCAGCAATTGTTAGCACGTCGAGCGGTGCAGCTGGCACGTTCTTTACAATTTAGCTGA
- a CDS encoding iron chaperone, with protein sequence MATSNIDDYIAAQAESLQPVLQKIRQTIRAAAPDATEKISYGMPTFWQGTNLIHFAAFKNHIGIYPGGRAPAVFADRLKNYKTSKGTIQLPFDQPIDYQLISDIVVWRLAQQTTGGYSA encoded by the coding sequence ATGGCAACTAGCAATATTGATGATTATATAGCTGCACAGGCGGAGTCTTTACAACCGGTTCTTCAGAAAATCCGTCAAACAATTAGAGCTGCGGCACCAGACGCCACCGAAAAAATTTCTTATGGCATGCCGACTTTTTGGCAAGGGACGAACTTGATTCATTTTGCGGCCTTTAAAAATCACATTGGCATATACCCGGGCGGTCGAGCTCCCGCGGTTTTTGCCGACCGGCTGAAAAATTATAAAACTTCCAAGGGTACGATTCAGCTGCCTTTTGACCAGCCAATCGATTATCAATTAATTTCAGATATTGTTGTTTGGCGGCTTGCGCAGCAAACAACAGGCGGATATTCTGCATGA
- a CDS encoding SDR family NAD(P)-dependent oxidoreductase: MKLKEKVAIVTGGTSGIGEASAILFAAEGAKVVVAGRNQENGRAVVQHIKDQGGEAVFVQADMLNTDDIDKLLNTTIEAYGKIDILFNNAGISVAKPLEEMTYEEFDDVMDTNLKAPFQMCKQAMPYLMKTKGTILNTSSIAGLSTNSNSYAYSASKSALISLTKVLARDYAAKGVRVNAICPGITETPILNTVNGEQMSYLEAIIPMQRVGQPIEIAKPALFLVSDDASYITGSTLVVDGGITLV, encoded by the coding sequence ATGAAATTAAAAGAAAAGGTGGCTATTGTCACCGGCGGTACATCAGGTATCGGAGAAGCTTCAGCGATATTGTTCGCTGCTGAGGGCGCAAAAGTGGTCGTTGCTGGCCGTAATCAGGAAAACGGCCGTGCGGTCGTTCAACATATCAAAGATCAAGGCGGCGAAGCCGTTTTTGTTCAAGCCGATATGTTAAATACCGATGACATTGATAAGCTGTTGAACACCACAATTGAGGCATACGGCAAAATCGACATTTTATTCAACAATGCAGGTATTTCAGTGGCCAAACCGCTTGAGGAAATGACCTACGAAGAGTTTGACGATGTCATGGATACTAATCTGAAAGCACCTTTTCAGATGTGCAAACAAGCGATGCCTTATTTGATGAAAACCAAAGGTACGATTCTTAATACAAGCTCCATCGCGGGCCTCTCGACAAATTCAAATAGTTATGCCTATAGTGCTTCAAAAAGTGCCTTGATTTCTCTAACCAAGGTCCTGGCGCGCGATTACGCTGCAAAAGGTGTTCGCGTTAATGCCATCTGCCCGGGCATTACCGAAACACCGATCTTAAATACCGTTAATGGCGAACAGATGTCATACCTGGAGGCTATCATTCCAATGCAAAGAGTTGGACAGCCGATAGAAATTGCCAAGCCTGCATTATTCTTGGTCTCTGATGATGCATCATATATCACTGGTTCGACTTTAGTTGTTGACGGCGGTATCACATTAGTCTGA
- a CDS encoding VOC family protein — protein sequence MLFTSLMHVSFYAKDIETIREFYVDKLEGNIKMLVRNSVYRDQKGHPFYERAQKDPQGIAIIYFELAPGQFVEFFPAFDEQKPHTHFNEYVGYSHFSLLVDDIQQTKEKLINKDIAIDSGPSIGNSHTWQMWIHDPEGNRIEIMQYTDQSYQIVGNIQEKEE from the coding sequence ATGTTATTCACATCGTTAATGCATGTGTCGTTTTACGCAAAGGACATCGAGACGATCCGCGAATTTTACGTAGATAAGCTTGAGGGAAATATTAAGATGCTGGTTAGAAACAGTGTCTATCGAGATCAAAAAGGCCATCCTTTTTACGAAAGGGCACAAAAAGATCCACAAGGCATTGCAATTATTTATTTTGAATTAGCACCTGGCCAATTTGTTGAGTTTTTCCCAGCCTTCGATGAACAGAAACCACATACGCATTTTAATGAATATGTTGGTTATTCGCACTTCAGCTTGCTGGTTGACGATATTCAGCAGACTAAAGAGAAGCTCATCAATAAAGATATTGCCATCGATTCTGGACCTAGTATTGGTAATTCGCATACTTGGCAAATGTGGATTCACGATCCAGAAGGAAATAGAATTGAGATCATGCAATACACGGACCAGTCATATCAGATTGTTGGGAATATTCAAGAAAAAGAAGAATAA
- a CDS encoding alpha/beta hydrolase, which translates to MIFKQYNFTEGKYDLQGDGRLVSDISYKNDSKRNKLDLYLPSIKKDKYPIVIFIHGGGFIKSDKTHHLSEILNVLQDGYAVVSLNYRLNDEVVYPENLEDCVDAINFLSQHSLDWHIDTQRIVLWGETHGGLLASQIGIQRHLSAFYRIVGVVSFYAPINLYEFHQVQINTGQLMKIGDQSADQLSFGEDNEDKLLKLLQSYDPLSDIDGTQPPFYLLHGEKDSFVPPAFSQRFADTLTRNGVPIILNFVPNGTHGIDFYDHEVYNIPIRKFINNCFIRS; encoded by the coding sequence TTGATATTTAAACAGTACAATTTCACGGAAGGCAAATATGATTTACAAGGTGATGGTAGGCTTGTTTCTGATATTTCATATAAGAATGACTCCAAAAGAAATAAATTAGACTTATACCTGCCGTCAATTAAAAAGGATAAATATCCGATTGTAATTTTTATCCATGGTGGTGGTTTTATCAAAAGTGATAAGACACATCATTTGAGTGAAATTTTAAATGTATTACAAGATGGCTATGCGGTTGTGAGCCTTAATTACCGTTTGAATGACGAGGTGGTTTATCCGGAAAACTTAGAAGATTGCGTTGATGCAATTAATTTTTTGAGTCAACACAGCCTAGACTGGCACATAGATACTCAAAGAATAGTGCTTTGGGGAGAGACTCACGGCGGCTTATTGGCCAGTCAAATTGGTATTCAAAGACATTTATCGGCTTTTTATCGAATTGTAGGTGTGGTTAGTTTTTATGCACCAATTAACCTTTATGAATTTCATCAAGTACAGATCAATACAGGACAATTGATGAAGATAGGCGACCAAAGTGCTGACCAATTATCTTTTGGTGAAGATAACGAGGACAAGCTTCTCAAACTTTTGCAATCTTATGATCCTCTATCCGACATTGATGGTACACAGCCGCCTTTTTATCTATTGCATGGAGAAAAAGATAGTTTTGTACCACCGGCGTTTTCACAGCGCTTTGCAGATACTTTGACGCGGAATGGTGTCCCAATAATTTTGAATTTTGTCCCAAACGGCACCCACGGTATCGACTTTTATGATCATGAAGTTTACAACATCCCAATTAGAAAATTTATTAATAATTGCTTTATTCGATCGTGA
- a CDS encoding Gfo/Idh/MocA family protein: MNVGIIGSGLITQAALDIFSRLENVQCTAMYFRSVDQTSAALIQKKYKINTIYDNIDDFLSDTSFNVVYIGVINSAHYGFAKKALLANKQVISEKAFTSTYKEAADLAKTAEDHQRLLFGANRLTYTENFKEIQRRMPQLGDIKLVMCNYSQYSRRYNEYLKRHVLPVFDPTLSGGSLYDINVYNVYFVVALFGEPQSVHYYPNKGFNGIDTSGILVLTYKGFQAVCSAAKDSESSPFMTVQGTKGHIDVESIPSQVENVSLTQIGQPTQTINLNHYDDAMENEFIQIFKIINEKNDTLAAANLNVTLNVMKVLETARQDAGIRFTADDQD; the protein is encoded by the coding sequence ATGAATGTTGGTATTATTGGTTCTGGTTTGATCACGCAAGCAGCTTTAGATATTTTTTCCCGATTAGAAAATGTGCAATGCACCGCGATGTATTTTCGAAGTGTTGATCAAACATCGGCTGCTTTGATCCAGAAAAAGTATAAAATCAATACTATTTATGACAACATTGATGACTTTCTAAGTGATACCAGCTTCAATGTGGTGTATATAGGTGTGATCAATAGTGCACATTATGGTTTTGCAAAGAAAGCACTCTTAGCAAACAAGCAGGTTATTAGTGAAAAAGCTTTTACATCAACTTACAAAGAGGCCGCAGATCTCGCTAAAACAGCTGAAGATCATCAACGCCTATTATTTGGCGCTAATCGATTAACCTACACCGAAAATTTTAAAGAGATTCAGCGAAGGATGCCGCAACTCGGAGATATTAAACTGGTTATGTGTAATTATTCGCAATATTCGCGAAGATACAATGAATATTTAAAAAGGCATGTTTTGCCGGTCTTTGATCCAACATTGTCCGGCGGATCGCTTTATGACATCAATGTTTACAATGTTTACTTTGTAGTTGCCCTCTTTGGCGAACCACAAAGTGTTCACTACTATCCAAATAAAGGATTTAACGGTATTGACACATCGGGGATTCTTGTCTTAACTTACAAAGGATTCCAAGCTGTTTGCAGTGCCGCTAAAGATTCTGAAAGTTCACCGTTCATGACCGTCCAAGGAACTAAGGGACACATTGATGTAGAGTCGATTCCTTCTCAGGTTGAGAATGTTAGCTTGACACAAATTGGTCAACCAACACAAACTATCAATTTGAATCATTATGATGATGCCATGGAAAATGAATTTATTCAGATCTTCAAAATAATTAACGAAAAAAATGATACATTAGCTGCTGCAAATTTAAATGTCACTCTGAATGTTATGAAAGTTCTAGAAACGGCTCGTCAGGACGCGGGAATCAGATTTACAGCAGATGATCAAGATTAA
- a CDS encoding PTS fructose transporter subunit IIB, which produces MKILAVTSCPAGVAHTFMAAEAIEKAAKNAGVAIKVETQGALGIENRIGPDDIKGAAAVVLTNDIPIRERERFNSLKIFNVSSTAMIKSAPKIIEAIEEKI; this is translated from the coding sequence ATGAAAATATTAGCAGTAACATCTTGTCCGGCTGGTGTAGCACACACCTTTATGGCTGCGGAAGCGATCGAAAAAGCCGCTAAAAATGCTGGAGTGGCAATCAAAGTTGAGACACAAGGAGCCTTGGGCATTGAAAACAGAATTGGTCCTGATGATATCAAAGGAGCAGCAGCTGTTGTTTTAACCAATGACATTCCGATTCGAGAAAGGGAAAGATTTAATTCTTTGAAGATATTCAATGTTAGTTCGACTGCAATGATTAAATCTGCTCCTAAAATTATTGAAGCAATCGAGGAAAAAATATGA
- a CDS encoding PTS sugar transporter subunit IIA — protein MLIDEKLIKLDANYHSKEEVIRNVAQLFWDSNKLNDQEAYIQAVLDRETELSTNLGDGIGLPHAKTSAVKEAGLAFVRLQKPIPWGDQEPVRIVFQIAVSNSSANLHLKILSQLARKLIYDDFKEKLFKINDPVELLALLSEATGGILK, from the coding sequence ATGTTGATTGATGAAAAATTGATTAAACTTGATGCAAATTATCACAGTAAAGAAGAGGTGATTCGGAATGTTGCTCAACTGTTTTGGGACAGCAATAAATTAAACGATCAAGAAGCTTATATTCAGGCGGTCTTAGATCGTGAGACGGAACTTTCGACAAATCTCGGAGATGGTATTGGTTTGCCACATGCTAAAACATCGGCTGTCAAGGAAGCTGGATTGGCCTTTGTAAGATTGCAAAAACCAATTCCATGGGGAGATCAAGAACCAGTTCGTATTGTTTTCCAGATTGCTGTCAGTAATAGTTCAGCAAACTTGCACCTCAAAATATTGTCTCAATTGGCTAGAAAATTAATTTATGACGATTTTAAAGAAAAACTTTTTAAAATTAATGATCCTGTAGAATTATTGGCTTTACTTTCTGAAGCCACTGGAGGCATCTTAAAATGA
- a CDS encoding PTS fructose transporter subunit IIC, whose product MHDFIDVFQHLRKHLLAGVSYLIPVVVVGGIMTGLGVAFGGPTVYKDLGSFPAFLFTLGKTGLNLMAPVIAAYIGFSIADKAAIAPGFIVGQLAQDSGAGFLGGVFAGLFCGIVIMFLKKIKVPKNFSALVSIIVIPCIAALSGAMIMNFAVTGWVVAFIHWLTTFVSGLGTSNLILIGIAFGIIGSFDLGLFGSKALSAVCLSMLATIDPKTGLPIMIAQRLLLTTVTATVVPPLVCALVTLVRPKIFTTEEKEVGRAALFLGAFGITEGSIPLALSDAKVYAGCIVGATAGAISTILLGAGTMVNWGGIPTFPGTTNVWLYALAVLIGTLVGTLFIILTKHQRTKLDDTTDQDVKVTQEGEEFDLNL is encoded by the coding sequence ATGCATGATTTTATTGATGTTTTCCAGCACTTGAGAAAGCACCTCTTAGCGGGAGTTTCTTACTTAATTCCCGTAGTCGTAGTTGGTGGTATTATGACTGGTCTTGGTGTTGCTTTTGGTGGGCCGACTGTATATAAGGATTTGGGCAGTTTTCCGGCTTTTTTGTTCACACTGGGAAAGACAGGACTGAACTTAATGGCTCCTGTGATTGCTGCATATATTGGTTTTTCCATTGCCGATAAGGCAGCTATTGCGCCAGGTTTTATTGTTGGGCAATTAGCACAGGATAGCGGTGCTGGGTTTTTAGGTGGCGTATTTGCTGGACTGTTCTGCGGCATTGTGATTATGTTTTTGAAAAAAATCAAAGTACCTAAGAATTTTTCTGCATTAGTCAGTATCATTGTCATTCCGTGTATTGCAGCCTTATCGGGCGCTATGATTATGAATTTTGCGGTGACTGGGTGGGTGGTAGCTTTTATCCACTGGCTTACTACTTTTGTATCCGGATTAGGAACGAGCAACCTAATTTTGATAGGCATCGCTTTTGGCATTATCGGTTCCTTTGATTTGGGTCTTTTTGGTTCTAAAGCGTTGAGCGCAGTTTGTTTATCTATGCTAGCAACCATTGATCCTAAAACTGGTCTACCAATTATGATTGCACAAAGGCTGCTGTTAACAACTGTCACCGCGACAGTTGTACCACCTTTAGTTTGCGCTTTAGTGACATTAGTTCGCCCAAAGATATTTACAACTGAAGAAAAAGAAGTTGGACGAGCAGCGCTCTTCTTGGGAGCTTTTGGTATTACAGAGGGCTCTATTCCATTGGCTCTTTCCGATGCCAAGGTATATGCAGGATGTATCGTTGGTGCGACTGCAGGAGCTATTTCTACCATATTGTTGGGTGCCGGAACAATGGTCAACTGGGGTGGTATTCCGACTTTTCCAGGAACAACAAATGTTTGGCTATACGCACTTGCTGTGCTGATTGGTACCTTAGTAGGAACCCTCTTTATTATTTTAACTAAACATCAACGGACAAAGTTAGATGACACGACCGATCAAGATGTAAAAGTAACGCAAGAAGGCGAAGAATTCGATTTGAATCTTTGA
- a CDS encoding MurR/RpiR family transcriptional regulator: MNIVQELEKHRHFNNSEITIANYVLQNKDKVLDMSIQELAKATYTSTSTIVRLCRKIGLKGYQQFKITLSANLQDKFEEIASVNADFPFTNQDSNLDISKKILELSRESMESTYQLLSNEALANTVQMILQGKRVAIFASGDTYIDALAFQNDLMKIHLNMLMSTIPSEDLQLALTLDKNDCAIIISYSGENKNLVRLIKILKSSASKIIAISAKRDSSIAKLSDIVLPIFKKEDPSIKFSTFSSQVAIKYVLSVLFSCIFASNFEENSRQRIKTETILLDTRFR; this comes from the coding sequence ATGAATATTGTCCAAGAACTGGAAAAACATCGCCACTTCAATAACTCAGAAATTACGATTGCAAATTATGTCTTACAGAATAAAGACAAGGTATTGGATATGTCAATCCAAGAACTCGCCAAGGCAACTTACACCTCAACATCAACAATTGTCAGGTTATGTCGAAAAATAGGTTTAAAAGGTTACCAGCAGTTCAAAATCACGTTATCTGCTAATTTACAAGACAAATTTGAAGAAATAGCTAGTGTCAATGCTGATTTTCCTTTTACAAATCAGGATTCTAACTTAGATATTTCAAAAAAAATCTTGGAATTATCTCGCGAATCCATGGAAAGTACCTATCAACTGCTTTCAAACGAGGCTTTGGCAAATACTGTGCAGATGATTCTTCAAGGGAAAAGAGTGGCAATATTTGCATCCGGTGATACCTATATCGATGCACTGGCTTTTCAGAATGACTTAATGAAAATACATCTAAATATGTTAATGTCCACAATACCCTCTGAAGATTTGCAACTTGCTTTAACTTTAGATAAAAACGATTGTGCCATCATTATTTCGTATAGTGGGGAAAATAAAAATTTGGTGCGTTTAATCAAGATACTCAAAAGCAGCGCCTCGAAAATAATCGCAATTAGTGCCAAACGCGACTCGTCTATCGCAAAGCTGAGCGATATTGTTCTACCGATATTTAAAAAAGAAGATCCATCTATCAAATTTTCTACTTTTTCATCACAAGTAGCCATTAAATATGTTCTGAGCGTTTTGTTTTCCTGTATTTTTGCAAGTAATTTTGAAGAAAATAGCCGACAAAGAATTAAAACAGAAACAATTCTGTTAGACACTCGGTTTAGATAA